The following nucleotide sequence is from Cucumis melo cultivar AY chromosome 1, USDA_Cmelo_AY_1.0, whole genome shotgun sequence.
CGGCTCAGGCTCCCCGGTCTACCTCTCCGCCGTCCTTGAATACCTTGCTGCTGAGGTTTGTAATTTCTAACTTCACTCTTAGTTCAATTCTCTCAGTTTACAGCGTTCTGATTTAggtcttttgtttttgttttaggtTTTGGAGTTGGCGGGGAATGCTGCGAGGGACAACAAGAAGAACAGAATCATTCCAAGACATATCCAGCTTGCGGTGAGGAACGATGAGGAATTGAGCAAGCTTTTGGGATCGGTTACGATTGCAAGCGGAGGAGTGATGCCGAAGATTCATCAATCTCTTTTGCCGAAGAAGGCCGGGAATGCGAAAGACAAAGCTGAAATCGGATCGGCCTCTCAGGAATTCTAGGTTATAGTAGAAATGGCCATTGATGAATAGAAAATCAAATAGTTATTTAGGTTATGTTAGATTTTGTCATTAACTTCAATGAATGGGTTCATTCTTCTTTTGGTTTGTAAATTTTGCGAAACGAGTTTCACTTAGATTTGTATCTGTTATCATCGCCGTCGTTCAAATTTTATGTTATTCAATGTAAATGCTGATGAAGTTCAACATTAATGAAATCGTATgtatttatttgaattttattttcttgGAATCTGTATGTTTTCTCATGGACCAAACAAGAACTATGAGATTTGTCCCCATTGAAATTCGAaatcttaattgtatttacttAATTGGCCCTATAAATTCATATGTATTTTCTAAAATACGCTAAATCGGATGCTAATTCGTTTGTTCGTTTCTCTCTCTGTATATATCATATGATTTCTTGTTCTTTAGGCCCtccatatttatttttttttctcctgtCAAGTTTCGCATTCTCTAGGGTTTCGATTATCCGCCGGAAAGGATCGTACAATGAGCTCATCGGCTTCGTCAAAGGGTGGTAGAGGGAAACCCAAAGCCACAAAGTCTGTTTCGCGGTCTCAGAAAGCTGGTCTACAGTTCCCTGTCGGTCGTATTGCTCGGTTTCTCAAGGCCGGTAAGTATGCGGAGCGTGTTGGTGCCGGTGCTCCCGTCTATCTCTCCGCCGTCCTCGAATATCTGGCCGCCGAGGTTAGTGCTTGATCTTCAAATCTGATCTTTTACTCGTTTCTGATTTGTTTGTCTGTGTTGTAGTGTTGTGGTCTGATCACTTGAATCGGaattatcatattttatttagtttggTTCCTTCTTTGGCTCTGGAATAGATTTGTAGAAGagaaatttcatcttctttaGAAAATTTCTGTTGATCAGTACAGAAATGGATGAAGGTTTGTGATGATATTGAAATTAGGGATTGTGATTGCATGAAATTGAAGTTACTATCACAGCTTTCAGAATAGTTATCTTGAGCTTTGAATTTTGGGCTTCTAATTGGTTATTAGTTTGAATTCAATGCACCTTAAATTAGTTTTGCTTACTGAATTAGGTCGTAAAGCCTCAAGATAACTTGGTTGTTTCTTTATGTTAGGAAATCAACAAATAAAGAAAGCAAAAAAGTGAAAACAGTGGAGAAATCAACACAAAACAGTGTGTTGGTTATGTTCTTGAACAGTGGGAGCGATCAGATTTTATTTGAGAGTATCAGAGTACGAATTTGGAGTCGTAATTAGTGTTAGATTGTTTATATAGGACACCTCTCTAAACTGTAGGATTAAAAATGTAAATAGCATAAATACAAGTACACATTAGGTTTTGTCGACATTGTCTTTGGGCCTCTTTCGAAGTGTGTCACTCTTGAACTCTGGTTTATTAACTAGTGAGTGAGATGTACTGATTATTTGGAGTGTTAAGATTACACATTCAAGGCATTCTAACGCTTCAGATGAATGAAGTTTCATTTGAATTCATCCCAATAGTTTCTTAACGATAATGATGATTTTGTTTTGCATTTGAGGTAGCAATATATACTAAAAAACTCCATTTGTAGGTGCTTGAGCTTGCAGGCAATGCCGCCAGAGACAACAAGAAAAATCGCATTGTTCCGAGACACATACAGCTTGCAGTCCGAAATGACGAAGAGTTAAGCAAGCTTTTGGGTGATGTGACCATTGCAAATGGGGGTGTGTTGCCTAATATCCATCAAACTCTCTTGCCTAAGAAGGCCGGATCAGGAAAAGGTGACATCGGATCTGCATCACAAGAGTTTTAAAAGTGTGATCATCTCCAAATTTTGATACACAAGGTATTAAGAGCGAAAATGGTTGTGGTTTCTTTGCCTtgttttggaatctatttcattaACCACAGAAGACAATCTATTTTTTTGGACATATAAATGAAACCATATTGTGTTTTAACCCTGTTTTTTTTGCTTGCTTTGCTTGTTTGTTAATTAGATTTTGCTATAGGAATACACCATTCCTTTTTAAGATATCTCAGCATCAGGTTTGTGCCACTTACATCTTCATGATctgctaatttttttttacctttgtGCTTTCTGAAAAGAGTAGTCTTTACAATCAAtcttgaaaaggaaaaaaaaaaaaaaaaaaagaaagaaaagctcTGGAAAGCAAAAACCAGATCAAACTCAAATTGCCCTCAAGAATTCTTTTCTAGCACTAGCCATTAGAATAGGGATATTGAACGGATCACACGCCTCCTCTAGTTAGTTGGATCGAGAACTAGATGTATTACACTCTCTTATACTTGGTGTTGGGGTGTAATTGGTTTGGTTTGGCTTCAAACCAAAACTGAACCACCAATTTATTAAGAAATATACGAAACTAAGCCGAATTGGTGTCTTTACAAACACTATGTTGAGCATTACTCTGTTTTCTTCTCTATCTTCCCTCTCTTCCCTGGTGTTAGGATAGGAATGTTTGGCTGCAGGAGCATATTCTGTTCATCAAGCGGATAATGTCGCTTGACTCGACCATATCCCAATTTTCCCAGGACGTGAACTGATGCTGTTTCATTGTCCTCCGAGGATAGACATGCCTTGTTGTCCTGAAATTGTATTCTTTCCCACTCGTTTGCATGCTTCTTTACTGCCACATACAAATGTGGTTTGTTTTGATGCACTTCATTCATTCTAAAACCAGTGATAGTGATGAAGTTTGCAAACCAAAGTGTGGGTGACATTGATGATTAACTCCGGAAGAATGCTTTAAAACTTTTAGGATGACTTTGATGCTATACTTTGAATTTGATAATATTTGTTTCTCTATGTTTCTATTTGGGTGTTATTGAGGAACAGAATGGTCGTCACAAGGTGAGTCAACTTTTTATGACTTAGATGATGACTCAGCTACACGTGGCAAACTGACGTGGCGAACTCAATAATCTTTTCCCGTTTTTTAGGAAAGAGAGACAAACCAAGCTCtctctttttaaatttgttttattcccttttatttttagtttttttctttattaccTATTTCCACTCACATAttacttctctctctctctctctctctctctctctctcttttattgcttttttatattatttatatttttcaacCAAGTTTATTCCAATTTAGAAAAACTAATTTTAGAATTAGTGTGGGTTTAGAATAATCCTTAAACGAAATTAGAAAAATTGGCAATCACTCGAAATATTATTAGAAGTTTATTTTAAATCGTATTTATCACACAAATCTATATCTATACCGTATATAAAAGAGTTTATAGTGAgactttttctttcaatttttcccTTTTCATTTTAGTAATTCTAATTATAATATCGGTggtaattttgttaattttaaaatttgttaaataaaaattcaaaagaaaatcGTAAAGTTACTTAACttcttaaattaattaataattaatatctaaatattaattacatttaaaacaaattatcattaaatttacacgtttttttttaattccaacGGCTTTTTAgcttttcaaattttcattcattcttttagaaaatgattttcattaattttcttaTCGTTACAAAACTATCCACTAACTACATTAATCATACAATTCACaccaataataaataaataaattttgcaTCTAAGGTTTCTTTTCATTCTACAAATTTAATTCACTATATAAAGCTAATTATGCTAATCGAAAAATATCTTCTCTTAAGCCTACGATGACAACGATATAGAAATATGAGAATGTTTGAGGTTACGCCATTGGAGCATCAAGTCACGTAGAAACTAAtccattgaaaaaaaaaaaaaagaggaatgAGACACCAAAAGTCACTAGCTagcaaaattaataaaaaaaattcgtAATGGATTATTGTCGATTAAGATAAGTATACACAACAATCATTATAGGATTATTAAGAATAGCTTatttaaaatttcttattcGATAAATAATGAGCTTAAGATTTTTGTCACAACAATGCCAATTAATTGCTACTCATGGTAATTGCATTTTGACTACCTATACTAGTTTGATTTGGAAATTGTCTTTGCACTTGTTTTATCATGTGAAGATGAAACGGttattctagaatttatatttattgtattttaCAATCATGAGTTGTCTCTAAACAAAATAGATAATTAATAACTTATGTTTATtagtataaaaaaattattagtaatatgtaaaaaaaaatacatactcatacttccaacaaactttttttccattcaaaaaactttttttacttttacatTTTGAATATGGAAAAACTTATTTTAAGTGAAACCTCTTTGCAACTTTGCTTTCTGAATTTTGCAAACATTATTCTTAATTTTGTGTCAAttaagtttaatatatataatgtgaATTCAAACTATCATTTCATTTTAAGTGAAATAATCTTTGAGCTTTTAcaataatttatataaatacaaataaaaaattataaattattactAGGAGTAATTTTcgaaatattttaatttgttgattttttttttctgtaaaTAATTTTGTCAACCAGTACtcaatttgtaatttttcttggtttaattagaaaaaaggtttaattattaatgaatccCATTTTCCAATTGTAGACTTGAAATAGCTAAAATTGTAGTTTAGCCCTCCAAAAAAATGCACTGAAATagctaaaccctaaaccccaattttctttcttcaacGCCTCCACACCATCGGCTCACTGCCGCTCCACTCCACCTTCAGATCgctccattttttctctctttctttcaccttCACTCGATTTTTTCCCCATCAAAGTTCCGTTCAAGACTCAGTTTCTAAGGTTAGTTTCTCTATTATTCTCAACACATTGTTAATTTTGTGATTCTGATGGTCGTTTTATGTGATTCATTCATTCCCAACCCATTCTGCTTTTGGTAGGATTTTGATATCAGTATTATTTATTCGTAACTCTCTAATTATCGCTACTATTCTGCTTTCTAGTTGATTTCCTTGATCTTAATTGTGTTAAATCTTATGTTTTCCTCTGTTTGGTGAATGCGGTAGTGGGTATTTGAGCTTTTGGGTTGTTTTGATTTGATTTCGGATGAAGTTGTTGAATTGCCAATGTAATATGTTTTACATGGACCTTGCGATTGAGCTTTCGGGTTATTTTGATGTTGGAGAGCTTtgtatgcttttttttttaagtgtgtatttttctcatttttagGTTTGCTTACtttacattttcattttcattttcatgttGTGGTGTAGATTAAGTGAGAAAAAAGGTCTACTTTTCTCAGTCAAGCATGGCAGAACCTAATTCTTTCAGTTTAACAAGGTCCTTCCCAGTCAAACCAAAGCTTAAATCTAAGCCTAGGACACCCAAACAAACTCCAGAATCAAAATATTGGTCCTCCTTCAAACGTCACGAGATCCCCAACCTTGTTTCATCTATATCTTCCATCGCTTTCTCTCCCACCAATCCTTCTATTTTCTGTGCTACTCACTCTGCCTCTCTCACTCTCTTTAGCACGCAAACCATGGCCCCTACCTCTACCATTTCATCTTTTCGAGATGTTGTATCTTGTGCTTCCTTTCGTTGTGATGGTCTCCTCATTGCTGCTTCAGACCTTTCAGGGCTTGTCCAAGTTTTTGATGTTAAAACTCGAACCCCACTTCGAAAGCTTCGTTCCCACTCACGTCCAGTTCAATTTGTCCAGTACCCCGTTCTTGATAAGCTCCACTTGGTATCTGGTGGGGATGATGCAGTCGTTAAGTACTGGGATGTGGCAAGTCAGACTCCAATTTCAGATTTTTTGGGCCATAAAGACTATGTGAGATGTGGAGCCTGCTCCCCAGCTAGCATGGACATGTTTATCACTGGCTCTTATGATCATACTGTGAAGCTTTGGGATGCAAGAACAAATTCTAAGTCGGTTTTGGAAGTGAATCATGGGAAACCGGTAGAGGATGTGATTTTCTTACCATCAGGTGGACTAGTTGCAACTGCTGGAGGTAATTCTGTGAAAATTTGGGATGTGATTGGAGGTGGGAAGATGGTTTGCTCTATGGAAAGTCATAACAAGACTGTTACTTCACTATGTGTTGGGAAAAAGCTGGGCCAGGATAGTGGAGAAGAGTCGGATCAATTTAGAATCTTGAGTGTAGCATTGGATGGGTATATGAAAGTTTTTGATTATTCAAAAATGAAAGTTACTCATTCAATGAGATTCCCGACACCTCTTATGTCAGTTGGGTTTTCTCCTGATTGTAGTACTAGAGTTATAGGGACTTCAAATGGGATCTTATATGCTGGCAAGAGGAAGACTAAGGAAAGTACGACGACAAATTTATCAAACCCTTGGAGCCTTGGAACAGTTGGGGAACCTCAAAAGCGAGTTTTGAGGCCTTCTCACTTCCGATACTTCCATCGAGGTCAAGGGGAGAAGCCAACTGAAGGAGATTACCTAGTTATGAAGCCCAAGAAGGTGAAGTTGACTGAGCACGATAAACTCTTGAAGAAGTTCAGGCACAAGGATGCTCTAGTATCCGTGTTAGCGAGTAGGAACCCTGAGAATGTGGTGGCTGTAATGGAGGAATTAATTGCAAGAAAGAAGCTGTTGAAATGCGTTCCAAATTTGGATCGGGAGGAGCTTGGTTTGCTATTAGGTTTTTTACAAAAACACTCCACATTGCCAAGATATTCAAGTTTGTTGATGGGATTGACTAGAAAGGTTCTCGAGCTACGAAGTGAAGATGTTAAAGCCTATGGTGCCTTAAAAGATCATGTTAGAAACTTAAAGCGATCTGTAGACGAAGAGATTCGGATACAACAGTCATTGTTGGAGATACAAGGTATTATATCACCTTTACTAAGAATTGCTGGAAGATGATGGGAACAAGTTTTCCAGTTAAATGTTTGTAAGGTAGACCTTTCagtgtttcttttcttttttcaattaataTTAGAAGAGCAAGGCTCCAATTTTGTGTTTGTTGTGTTTAAAATCTAATCATAAATAGATTGTGTATTATCTTTTGTTTGAATTCAtgacttttatttttttgaaaacaGACTATAGAAAACTTAAGCTaccaaaaatatgaaaaaagtGTTAAGCTATTAAGATTTTGTTTCTGTTATAAGATTAGACTAGTTATCTCCACGATATAAAATGAGTTATAATAAGGATTTTGATTTTAACCTATTGATTTTATCTCACCGTCTTTTTAAACacatttatttatctattttgtaatgtttcaaagccttcaaattttgatttatattttataatttttttaagaaaaatattaaaataaacaagTGTAAATGGTAAAAACCACGATGGTCTCCTAAAATGTACTTTtgaaattaaacttttaaaatttgcaGGTAAAAATCAATCACCCTTCTCAAAGGGTTAAAATATGGTTTTTATTCcaagtttgtttaattttggtaataatatttttaattaccatatttttaataaattttaaatttaatttcttaaaGTTGATATATTAGTAATAATTAAGTTTTATGTGAGGAAATTCATATCatcaataaatataaaaattgtagTGAAAATGATATACATAACagatatttgttttaaataagTAATAAACTAAAATTGAGAACTGAGTTTCCAATTTATTAAAAGTTATTACGACTAAAACGAcatttaagtttttttaaaaaagtttagatGTTCATCCTACACCAAACTTGCCTATTTaatgaaaggaaaggaaaggaaagggtCACTACGAATCCAAAATTGTGGGATTGTAAAATCTCATTCTCTGATGAAAAGCAGGAATCTCTTCTATGAATGAAACCGTTCTTCTCTTCCATTCAAAACCCTTCTCATATTTCAATCTTCCCGCTCAATCTCGCCGTC
It contains:
- the LOC103492717 gene encoding histone H2AX; this encodes MSSSASSKGGRGKPKATKSVSRSQKAGLQFPVGRIARFLKAGKYAERVGAGAPVYLSAVLEYLAAEVLELAGNAARDNKKNRIVPRHIQLAVRNDEELSKLLGDVTIANGGVLPNIHQTLLPKKAGSGKGDIGSASQEF
- the LOC103492716 gene encoding histone H2AX-like, which gives rise to MSSTEVSTKGGRGRKASTKSVSRSHKAGLQFPVGRIARYLKKGRYAQRVGSGSPVYLSAVLEYLAAEVLELAGNAARDNKKNRIIPRHIQLAVRNDEELSKLLGSVTIASGGVMPKIHQSLLPKKAGNAKDKAEIGSASQEF
- the LOC103492718 gene encoding protein SLOW WALKER 1, whose translation is MAEPNSFSLTRSFPVKPKLKSKPRTPKQTPESKYWSSFKRHEIPNLVSSISSIAFSPTNPSIFCATHSASLTLFSTQTMAPTSTISSFRDVVSCASFRCDGLLIAASDLSGLVQVFDVKTRTPLRKLRSHSRPVQFVQYPVLDKLHLVSGGDDAVVKYWDVASQTPISDFLGHKDYVRCGACSPASMDMFITGSYDHTVKLWDARTNSKSVLEVNHGKPVEDVIFLPSGGLVATAGGNSVKIWDVIGGGKMVCSMESHNKTVTSLCVGKKLGQDSGEESDQFRILSVALDGYMKVFDYSKMKVTHSMRFPTPLMSVGFSPDCSTRVIGTSNGILYAGKRKTKESTTTNLSNPWSLGTVGEPQKRVLRPSHFRYFHRGQGEKPTEGDYLVMKPKKVKLTEHDKLLKKFRHKDALVSVLASRNPENVVAVMEELIARKKLLKCVPNLDREELGLLLGFLQKHSTLPRYSSLLMGLTRKVLELRSEDVKAYGALKDHVRNLKRSVDEEIRIQQSLLEIQGIISPLLRIAGR